From the Deinococcus radiophilus genome, one window contains:
- a CDS encoding FmdE family protein — MSHPVTSHPAAVAAGGSVLSLPQGPPDLLRLDTALQQSAALHGHLCPRQILGARSAVLAGDLLGLDFPRTDKRVLVLAETDGCYADGVSAASGCWLGRRTLRLMDYGRVAATFVDTRTGRALRVWPRTDLRERVRAQKPPDQKRYQAYLDAYRHWSDAELLRAAEVELDFDLAALISQAGAREVCSHCGEEVLNERWSVRQGRVLCPACLGGAYYRPTSRQDNL, encoded by the coding sequence ATGTCCCATCCTGTCACGTCCCACCCTGCAGCGGTGGCTGCGGGTGGCTCAGTCCTGAGCTTGCCGCAGGGTCCGCCTGACCTGCTTCGGCTGGATACGGCCTTGCAGCAGAGTGCTGCACTGCACGGTCACCTCTGCCCCCGGCAGATTCTGGGGGCGCGGTCGGCAGTGCTGGCCGGTGACTTGTTGGGACTGGACTTTCCCCGTACGGACAAGCGCGTGCTGGTGCTGGCCGAAACCGACGGGTGTTATGCCGATGGAGTGTCGGCGGCCAGCGGGTGCTGGTTGGGGCGGCGGACCCTGCGGCTGATGGATTACGGCCGAGTGGCAGCCACGTTCGTGGATACCCGTACTGGCCGCGCACTGCGGGTCTGGCCGCGCACCGATCTGCGTGAGCGGGTGCGGGCCCAGAAACCGCCTGACCAGAAGCGGTATCAGGCCTATCTGGATGCCTACCGCCACTGGTCTGACGCTGAACTGCTCCGCGCTGCAGAAGTCGAGCTGGACTTTGACCTGGCGGCGCTGATCAGCCAGGCTGGGGCCCGTGAGGTCTGTAGCCACTGCGGCGAAGAAGTGCTCAACGAGCGCTGGTCGGTGCGCCAGGGCCGAGTGCTGTGTCCCGCCTGTCTGGGTGGCGCCTATTACCGCCCGACTTCCCGCCAGGATAACCTTTAA
- a CDS encoding META domain-containing protein produces MTPNHLKRNGLLLGLLLLTSAEARTSFELGGEWTVVGPDTLLQGVTERPTLTLDGRSELSGFTGCNRLTGRFAARGDVFLTAGLGLTKRACADGTAMEVEAALLGRLNRLTRYTLEGDLLTLKGSAGEVLLRRTSPRLGLPATQGQPPRSTPEVPMTDAPQPPRSDEASAVTWQVRSFKVGGRIYAVPDATFSLTSGEGQPGLSGSLGCNQLTLSAEHNAAQPDGEWVFTGMRSSRMACSSELSAAETALTGFLRGAVKVQQTADRVTFSSVNGELVLERAQATEVGAELAAGDWATEYRAAQLELGGRQVTLTPPVTVRFGEQPDGTLELRAATGCNGLFGLGQPQGAGWTFGQLGASLMLCPDMGTEEAIGQLFQSPVTLQRDGDVVVLRSEQGQLRLTPQAAQGESSESEQPAGEYRLTALQRGGQPVDLGGFSEPVRLSLTPGTAGAAGSVGGLDGCNSFGGMYRLEGQTLQLEGTLVSTMKFCESTETMPQLTETLAAAPQVEQQGDTLILTANDLRWEFVRQ; encoded by the coding sequence ATGACACCCAACCATCTGAAGCGAAACGGCCTGTTGCTGGGCTTGTTGCTGCTCACCTCTGCTGAGGCACGCACCAGTTTCGAGCTGGGCGGCGAGTGGACCGTGGTAGGCCCGGATACCTTGCTCCAGGGCGTGACCGAGCGTCCCACCCTGACGCTGGACGGACGCTCGGAGCTGAGCGGCTTTACGGGCTGTAACCGGTTGACCGGACGTTTTGCGGCGCGCGGCGACGTGTTCCTGACTGCTGGCCTGGGCCTCACGAAAAGGGCCTGTGCAGACGGCACGGCCATGGAAGTCGAAGCGGCCCTTTTGGGACGGCTGAATCGCCTGACCCGCTACACGCTGGAAGGCGATCTGCTGACCCTGAAGGGCAGTGCTGGAGAAGTGCTGTTACGCCGCACCTCGCCCCGCCTTGGCCTCCCCGCCACTCAGGGCCAGCCGCCCCGTTCCACCCCGGAGGTTCCGATGACCGATGCCCCTCAGCCGCCCCGCTCGGATGAGGCATCTGCCGTGACCTGGCAGGTGCGATCCTTCAAGGTTGGCGGACGCATCTACGCCGTTCCGGACGCCACTTTCTCTCTGACCTCCGGCGAGGGCCAGCCGGGCCTGTCCGGCAGCCTGGGCTGTAATCAGCTGACCCTGAGTGCGGAGCACAATGCTGCTCAGCCGGACGGAGAGTGGGTATTTACCGGGATGCGTTCTAGCCGGATGGCCTGTTCATCTGAGCTGTCGGCTGCCGAGACGGCGCTGACCGGTTTCCTGCGCGGCGCGGTCAAGGTGCAGCAGACGGCTGACCGAGTCACCTTCAGTTCGGTGAATGGTGAGCTGGTCTTGGAGCGGGCGCAGGCCACCGAAGTGGGCGCAGAGCTGGCTGCCGGAGACTGGGCCACCGAGTACCGTGCCGCGCAGCTGGAATTGGGGGGGCGTCAGGTCACACTGACCCCTCCAGTCACTGTTCGCTTCGGGGAGCAGCCGGATGGCACGCTGGAGCTGCGTGCTGCGACAGGCTGCAACGGCCTGTTCGGTCTGGGTCAACCCCAGGGAGCGGGCTGGACCTTCGGCCAGCTGGGGGCCAGTCTGATGCTCTGCCCTGATATGGGCACCGAAGAGGCGATCGGACAGCTGTTCCAGAGCCCAGTCACGCTGCAACGTGACGGTGATGTGGTCGTGCTGCGCTCCGAGCAAGGCCAGCTCCGTCTGACCCCGCAAGCTGCTCAGGGAGAATCCAGCGAAAGTGAACAGCCAGCCGGTGAATACCGCCTGACCGCACTGCAGCGCGGCGGCCAACCAGTGGACCTGGGTGGCTTTTCGGAGCCGGTCCGGCTGAGTCTGACGCCCGGTACGGCGGGGGCCGCGGGTTCGGTGGGGGGCCTAGACGGCTGTAATAGTTTCGGTGGGATGTACCGACTGGAAGGCCAGACCCTGCAGCTGGAAGGCACGCTGGTGTCGACCATGAAGTTCTGCGAGAGCACGGAAACCATGCCGCAGCTGACCGAAACGCTGGCTGCTGCCCCGCAGGTAGAGCAGCAAGGTGACACCCTGATCCTGACAGCCAATGACCTGCGTTGGGAATTCGTACGCCAGTAG
- a CDS encoding MFS transporter, producing the protein MTISPAAGDTPQFSVLASRLWPLYLSQALATGATTVSTILASLVMSDLGSEHLSGLPATLISVSAALSASFFGALMIRQGRKLGLSSAFVLGALGGALGFAGAKSGTMPVFLAGAAALGAAQGGFQQARYAAAESVPTGVRGLALGLLMLMSVLGSWVMTGFGEQITALGTRLGTDEEVTGWLVGAGLLGVAALLITIWRPVREPTQVMQASGPDQKPSLMAALAVPGVKSTAAAFAAAQAVMVTLMSLTPLRAHHMGLDHGSIAGLISGHIAGMFAFGLLTGPLIDRLGLRFGYITGGALLLMAAAASVTSTHAGLLLSMFVLGLGWNLVSLTTSKVLARHPAAQGPSDSLAFAASATGTLLGGLLMAQAGFPALAAAAGVLCLIPFWSAWRVGRG; encoded by the coding sequence GTGACCATTTCCCCCGCCGCCGGCGACACTCCCCAATTTTCTGTGCTGGCCTCGCGCCTGTGGCCGCTGTATCTGTCGCAGGCACTGGCGACGGGAGCAACCACCGTCAGTACCATCCTGGCGTCTCTGGTCATGAGTGATCTGGGCAGCGAACACCTCAGCGGTTTGCCTGCCACGCTGATCAGCGTGTCGGCAGCACTTTCAGCGTCGTTTTTCGGGGCACTGATGATCCGCCAGGGCCGCAAGTTGGGCCTGAGCAGCGCCTTCGTGCTGGGGGCGCTGGGCGGAGCCCTGGGCTTTGCCGGGGCCAAGTCGGGGACGATGCCGGTCTTTCTGGCCGGAGCAGCCGCCCTGGGGGCGGCGCAAGGCGGCTTTCAGCAAGCCCGCTACGCCGCCGCCGAAAGTGTCCCCACCGGGGTGCGCGGCCTGGCGCTGGGCCTGCTGATGCTGATGAGCGTGCTGGGGTCATGGGTCATGACCGGATTCGGGGAGCAGATCACGGCTCTGGGCACACGCCTGGGCACCGACGAAGAAGTCACCGGCTGGTTGGTGGGCGCAGGACTGCTGGGGGTGGCAGCCCTGCTGATCACCATCTGGCGTCCAGTGCGTGAACCGACTCAGGTGATGCAGGCAAGCGGGCCCGATCAAAAGCCCTCGTTGATGGCGGCGCTGGCAGTTCCTGGCGTCAAAAGCACCGCTGCCGCCTTTGCTGCGGCACAGGCCGTGATGGTCACGCTGATGAGTCTGACTCCACTGCGGGCCCACCACATGGGGCTGGATCACGGCTCGATTGCCGGGCTGATTTCGGGGCACATCGCCGGAATGTTCGCTTTCGGGCTGCTCACCGGGCCATTGATTGACCGCCTGGGTCTGCGCTTCGGGTACATCACGGGGGGCGCGCTGCTCTTAATGGCCGCCGCGGCCTCGGTGACCTCCACGCACGCCGGGCTGCTGCTCAGCATGTTCGTGCTGGGTCTGGGCTGGAACCTGGTGTCGCTGACCACCTCCAAAGTGCTGGCCCGCCACCCGGCAGCGCAGGGACCAAGCGACTCGCTGGCCTTTGCCGCCTCGGCCACCGGGACCCTGCTGGGCGGACTGCTGATGGCCCAGGCGGGCTTTCCGGCCTTGGCCGCCGCCGCCGGGGTGCTGTGTCTGATTCCTTTCTGGAGCGCCTGGCGGGTAGGTCGCGGCTGA
- a CDS encoding M48 family metallopeptidase — MTRSVDGKRPRPTLQSLADAQSVRLREHFLRGGAAGSHPSTRTALILAWGLAALILLGYLAMTLYGIWGLIQMPQADNTVKRIVLLITAPVALMVAWVVRPTWGQRAGPALNQQNAPELLGTVAEVASALGVPVPQQIDLTSDLNASVGRRGRQTVLSLGLPLLYALGPQERVALIAHELAHDQAGDPRHSQLLGSAAQILDGMIGLLSPDALDQRNVPFRRLEVTRPDQEMIWFKKAMTLPFLGLQWIFQLLTGQHSQAAEFRADLRASRVAGSESVINLLDRLHFTHLLEMAVQRQQTTPQRPHALAELRQMWAELTPERITRMRAGAANERLRLDSSHPPTSDRLTVVGAHPAVPQLILSAERSARIDAELAPHIPILTVQMAERYG; from the coding sequence ATGACCAGATCCGTGGATGGCAAGCGGCCCCGCCCCACCCTTCAGTCGCTGGCCGATGCCCAGAGTGTCCGGTTGCGCGAACACTTCCTGCGGGGTGGCGCGGCTGGCAGTCATCCATCCACCCGCACCGCCTTGATCCTGGCCTGGGGACTGGCAGCCCTGATTCTGCTGGGTTACCTGGCCATGACCCTCTATGGCATCTGGGGCCTGATTCAGATGCCGCAGGCCGACAACACCGTCAAGCGCATTGTCCTGCTGATCACAGCTCCGGTGGCGCTGATGGTGGCCTGGGTCGTGCGGCCCACATGGGGACAGCGCGCAGGCCCCGCACTGAACCAACAGAACGCGCCAGAACTGCTCGGCACAGTTGCCGAGGTCGCAAGCGCGCTGGGCGTGCCTGTACCGCAACAGATTGACCTGACCAGTGACCTGAACGCCTCGGTGGGTCGCCGGGGCCGCCAGACCGTGCTGAGCCTGGGACTGCCCCTGCTGTACGCGCTGGGGCCACAGGAGCGGGTAGCGCTGATTGCACACGAACTGGCACACGATCAGGCCGGCGATCCCCGCCACAGTCAATTGCTGGGCAGCGCCGCGCAGATTCTGGACGGAATGATCGGGCTGCTCAGCCCCGACGCGCTGGATCAGCGGAATGTTCCGTTCAGAAGACTGGAAGTCACCCGGCCCGATCAGGAAATGATCTGGTTCAAAAAGGCAATGACGCTTCCCTTTCTGGGTCTGCAATGGATCTTTCAACTGCTGACCGGGCAGCACAGCCAGGCCGCCGAGTTCCGCGCCGATTTACGGGCCTCCCGCGTGGCGGGCAGTGAATCTGTGATCAATTTGCTTGACCGGCTGCATTTCACCCACCTCCTAGAGATGGCTGTACAACGCCAGCAAACGACCCCACAGCGGCCTCACGCCCTGGCAGAACTGCGCCAGATGTGGGCCGAGCTGACCCCCGAGCGCATTACGCGGATGCGGGCTGGCGCGGCCAACGAGCGGCTCCGCCTGGACAGCTCTCACCCGCCCACCAGTGACCGCCTGACCGTGGTGGGCGCGCACCCGGCCGTCCCGCAGCTCATTCTGAGCGCCGAGCGCAGCGCCCGGATTGATGCCGAACTGGCCCCACACATCCCCATCCTGACCGTACAGATGGCCGAGAGATATGGCTGA
- a CDS encoding DUF402 domain-containing protein → MRRKVHDLREWTGALEYSQRLEVAGDFLMVDFVAHRVRQPLTVDFGGESLRLFDHGWRWVRAHPRSAPAGVVGEALTVLLDASGQPLELYIDIHQGGGVDAGTGLPWIDDLYLDVAGLFGPDWQPRHLLLLDEDELAVAVAEGAVSEAQASATHAQAQQVMTALAANAYPPLRAVRAWLAQAAGHRSGEQE, encoded by the coding sequence ATGCGCCGTAAGGTCCACGACCTGCGCGAGTGGACTGGGGCATTGGAGTATTCGCAGCGGCTGGAGGTGGCCGGGGACTTCCTGATGGTGGACTTCGTCGCCCACCGTGTCCGGCAGCCCCTCACCGTGGATTTTGGTGGGGAATCCCTGCGGCTGTTTGATCACGGCTGGCGTTGGGTACGCGCACATCCACGCTCGGCGCCAGCGGGTGTGGTGGGGGAGGCGCTGACGGTGCTGCTGGACGCGTCTGGTCAGCCCCTAGAGCTGTATATAGATATCCATCAGGGCGGCGGCGTAGACGCGGGCACAGGTCTGCCCTGGATTGATGACCTTTATCTGGATGTGGCGGGCCTGTTTGGCCCCGACTGGCAACCCCGGCACCTCCTGCTGCTGGATGAAGACGAACTGGCCGTTGCGGTGGCTGAGGGGGCAGTCAGTGAAGCTCAGGCGTCCGCCACACATGCTCAGGCACAGCAGGTGATGACAGCGTTGGCAGCCAATGCCTACCCACCACTACGTGCTGTGCGGGCGTGGCTGGCGCAGGCTGCTGGCCACCGAAGCGGTGAGCAGGAGTAG
- a CDS encoding DUF402 domain-containing protein — MKHKRFDHRNWSRAESDSQVRCDLPGSVLVDDRAGPVTQPLIRAFGDQYLTLLDSGFRWIYVQPTGRHHALTVMLDAAGRPVQLYVDTALDSGLDPDGWPYMTDLYLDVLAVCDANWQVTATQLKDEDEWWAAKQTGELSPEHAALAWAEAERVVIALQRGDFAPLAVVREYLAHSSEHAP; from the coding sequence GTGAAGCACAAACGCTTCGACCACCGCAACTGGTCGCGGGCCGAGTCGGACAGCCAGGTCCGCTGTGATCTGCCCGGCAGCGTGCTGGTGGATGACCGGGCCGGGCCGGTCACGCAACCACTGATCCGAGCGTTTGGGGATCAGTACCTGACCCTGCTGGACTCCGGCTTTCGCTGGATCTATGTTCAGCCCACTGGCAGGCATCATGCCCTGACGGTCATGCTGGACGCGGCAGGCCGTCCCGTGCAGTTGTACGTGGACACGGCGCTGGATTCCGGCCTAGACCCGGACGGCTGGCCCTACATGACTGATCTGTATCTGGATGTGCTGGCGGTCTGTGACGCAAACTGGCAAGTCACCGCTACGCAGCTGAAGGACGAGGACGAATGGTGGGCCGCCAAGCAGACGGGTGAGTTATCGCCTGAACACGCTGCCCTGGCCTGGGCTGAAGCGGAGCGGGTGGTTATAGCACTGCAACGCGGTGACTTTGCTCCACTGGCTGTCGTTCGTGAATATCTAGCCCACAGTTCTGAACATGCGCCGTAA